cagcagataaacacctactggtgatccctggccccaaagaggtttgccttgcctggttgcctcaaccagggccagggctttcttgaccctggccccaacctggtagaactctctgccTCTGTCAATGTGGAGCCATTCCATTGGCCTcctgccatgtgtgtgtgtgtgtggggggggggagataaatacCTGCCTCGGGCTCTGTAAATATCTGGCCACCTAGCTCTGCGAGTTTAGTCTGAGGTAGTTGGGCAAAATGTGTATAGCTGTTTTACAACTGATGTGTTATTACTGTTTATATTCCTGCAAATTTtattgtgatccactctgagctcgCTTGCGGGCAGAGCAAAATAGAAATCACATGAAATAAAGTAGAAGACTGCAGGTAAACACAGCAACCATTTTCTGATATGAAATTCTGAGAATATCTTAATCTATTTCATGCAACAACATGCACCTGAGGAAGTGGCCTCTCCAATgcatttgttaatctttaaggtagcACAAGTCTATTTTTGTGGAGGGTGCATTGGCTTAATGCTTTTACTGCTTGTAATGATGCCTTAATCAGTGTTCTCAGTGTACTGAAACACTCGACAGTCAGTTGAAAAGCAACTCAAATGCTCAGATGAGGTTAGTGAATCACTGCAATGCCTGTCACTCTCTCTTCCACTTCTGATGTGGCAACgtagtggaggggaaggggaaccAGGCTCCTCtaaggcccaatttggcccaggtTCTTTTGTTTGTCCTTACTGTAGAGATTACAGAAATGAACTGGTATCTTGAGAAGCTGTCAAAACCAAAGGGGGTTTTGGGGGTAAAGATCACACTACACAAGACAGACTAAAAGGGTTCTAAGAAATACAACTCAAAACTGTACAATTAGATGTTACTTTTAATAGGAAACAAAAGGGGGATGTGCATAATTTTTAGGGATCCAATAACTTGATTGTTCATCTTTTCTCCCCATGTTCTTAACATCTCttcaagagcaaaaaaaaaaaatcacaatgtttttaaacagaagagaaggCAAGTTACCGGAACATTACAGTCCTTTTTAAAGCAGTACAAGTGACAATAGCCTTTAGAGTCCCAGAGATTGAAACTATAAGATTACAAGCATTTAAGACACCTAGTTTTGAAATACTTGCAGCTGTATCCATTGGATCCATTTTGCTTAAAACAAAATATAGGTAGAATGGAATCTCATTTCTTCATAAATACTTTTACTAGGATGGAGAGTTTACATTTTCTTCATTGGCAATAAAAAGTGCTCAATTCACAAAAAGGGATACATCAAACCCAAACATGCaatatctgttttttttaaaaaaaatttactgAAACATAATGGTGCAGTAATCAGTAACTAGGTTATTTTGTAGTATTCAACCAATAGAGAAAAAGTATAATTTTAATCTGCATGTGTACATAGCCTCTCCATTTATATAATAAAAGGATAAAGGGGACAGGGCTAAGGGAAAATCGCATACAAACCAATGATCAATAATCTAAAACAAATGAATGTTTTTTATAAATTTGAATAGTTCTAATCCAACTGTATGGGTGATACGGGTCTCTTGCAGTAATCCGATACATCTGAAGCAGCAAAAAACACCCCTCCACCTACATTTTTGGCATTTATGTTGTCAAGTTGCTcaaatatatttttcttcaaTTTACAAAGCCATTATCCAGTGTTACCATGAAATACAGACTGTCAATTTTAGGTAGCAAATGCTATCTCCAAGACCAATgttaattaaaaagaaacaaagcagggCACCACACTAATTTTGGGAACTAGTACACTAAAAGAGTGAAAACCTGAggagaggtggcaggggaggggagaaataaaGGCAAGTTTATAGAAGGAACTAAGTATCTGCAAAAAAGCTGATTTTTGGTTGTATAGTATTTTACATTTTGTGATCTGCTGCATCTGCTGATTTAGAGCAGACATGCTTGTCTTTCCTCGTGTCCTTTCTATATTttcatttccctcccctccccccataccTTACACCAAGTATCATGGATATGAGCCCAAGTATCCCAGACAATCCAGTGAACAGCTAGTGTAATGCACTGGTGTGAtgtgtgagattttttttaaaaagtctcttttTCAATCTTCATCAAAGTTCTGTTGTAGAAGGAAGTTGGCTGCCAAGTTTTCATTCTTCTCACATGCAAAATATGCTTGTATCACAAGTCCTTCAGGAAATCCTAGTGCCTTTAACtgtaggaaggaaaaaaaaacacatttactaTTCACATTTCAAACCCAAGCCACCTAACATTCTGGAGCCCTGCTGGTGCTGCCACCAGCGTGGCCCAACCACACTGACGGTCTACGACGCAAGTCTATACTGCAGCAGTCCAACAAAGACAACAGGTAACCCTATTAAGTTAGGTGATTGGTAGAGCAGGCCCCAAGCTACTTTCCTCCAATGAAGCTCTACTCACCCTTTCTATAGCTTCTTTTTCCTGAGGTGTTACTTGAATATAGTTCATGTGACGGCTTCCAGCTTCAGCGGCTACTCCACCtccactgccgccgccgctgccgccacccccTTGACCGGACTCTTGAACAGGCTCATTTAACATCTGAATAAAATGTTCTTGGTGTTGGCTTATTTGCTGTGGTGCATGGGAGGACAAAAGGAAAGAATACACTGAAATAAAGCATATTCATTTCTACCGACAGCCTCAAAATTGACTTCTGTTTACACTAAAAATGGCAGCCTATAGAACACTGgaacagagaaaaggaaaggtTACTGAGAAGAGCTCCTGCAATATTATATCTACGACTGTTATCAGTGCCACCTAAAGGTGCCTTGTCTCCTTGcatccacccccgccccccgccaatcCCCCTTGCATTTTTAGCATCTTTTGTGAAGGCAGCCTAAAATGACAGAAGAATCTCAGGATGCTTAAAAAGTCACCTGCAATAGCTGAGGATTTTCCCGTCCTATTTGCTGTAGCAATGCAGGCAAAAGAGATGGATTCTGCTGAATAATTTGCCTCATCTGCTGGAACTGAGGTTGATTTCGTAAAAATTCAAGTGGGTGTCCTGAAAGGAAAAGGAGTAAATAATGCTGCTTGATACCAAAAACAAGGTATGAACAGGATTTACAGTTAAGACTTTAAGCTACAAAAGTTATGATGCTCTGAACCTACTGCAAAGAGTTCTCCCCCTAAGGAGACCCCTATTTTTTGTCCAAATATTCTTAGTGATCTATTACTCATGAAGGGCCTGAGGGCAGGTGAAGAGTCTTAATGACAAAGCAATAATCCCTCAATTTCCAGCTTCAAATCCACAAGGAAGTAAATTATTATTTACTGGCAGGAATTCTGTGCCTGTTGCCTAATTGAcatggatattttttttaaatcccacaaACACAGCAACAGAAGGAAGTTTTTAGAAAAGGAATGTAGCAAAATTAAATGGTCGAGGCAGATGCTTTTACAAAAGAACACGGTGCAGTTTATGTCACTATTTTATGCATTTCTTGTTTCTGTTGCATTGTTTTCTGATACCTGTCATCTAGCTTTTGTCTTAAAACGTTTTCATCACGATGTTGTCTAACTTGGTATTCCAATCTTATTACAACCATATCATTACGTCTTTTAACACTCCCATGGCATTGCTacattttgtaatccaccctgagtttcagtgagaaaggcggactgtaaagtaaacaaacaaatgaacattaAGAGGAAACTTGAGCCCTAATAATGCCTAAAATTAACTTCCCAGGATACCTTTAGTTTTGATGCAGAATGCTATGGCTGGACAGCTCCAGGGATTACTGAATGAAACAGATCCTTTGGATCCATTCTAATCTGGTTTTAGGTCTGGTAATGGAACTGAAACAGCTTTGGACACCCTGATGGATGACATGCGCCAGGAGATGGACAGGGAAGTGCGGCCCTCTTGGCGGCTTCTGATACCATCAATCACGGTATCCTTACGGACCACCTTTCGGGAATGGGACTGGGGGGCACTGTTCCGCAGTGGTTACGGTTTTACTTTGAGGGTAGGTTTCAAAGGGTAGTGCTGtgggactgctgctctgccccttggcctccACCCTATAGGGTGCCTCAAGGTTCCATCGTGTCTCCCGTGATTTTCACGGGAGTCACTGGGAgaagtcatctggagatttgggctgagtcattaccaatatgtggatgacactcagctttacTTCACATTGCCAGTAAATTGCAGGGAGGCTGTGGGAACTGTGAACAGGTGCTTGGAAGGAGATTTCGAGCGGATGGCAGCGAACAAGCTGGAACAGTCCCAATAAAATGGAAGTACTACTGGTGGAGGAAAGATCTGACCATGGAAACAttgttctagatggggttgcactccctctaaaggagcaggttcatagcttggggtaCCCCTGTACCCAGGCCTCTTATTGGATAAACAGAATACAGTGGTTGTCAGGATTGCTTTTCAttagctttggctggtgagcaaGCTTTTGCCCGTCCTGAGCAGGGAAGATCTTACAACTGCAGTACATTTcctagtaacatctagattagactactgcaatgcactctacatggggctgcctttgaagactgtctggaagcttcaGTGGGTACAGAATGCTGAGTGGAGTGGGTCATAGTCTTGTTTcatttacactggctcccaatttgcttctgggcccagttcaaggttGTGGTATTAACTTTTAAatccctatatggcttgggaccagcatatcttaagaACCACCTTTTCCCACATGAACCCACCAATTCGCTCAGATCATCTTCAGAGGCTTTGCTCTGGATGCCCCTGCCCTCTGAGATTAGACAgggggcaacctgagaaagggccttctcagttgtggaaccaaaactttagaactccctccccagggagattcgtaTGTCCcactctattgctgtcttccgccagcaggtgaagatgttTGTTTTGTCTGACATACCCCTAAAAACTGttattgcctccctccctgttttGTCTATTTATGaaactgttttaaatttaaattgtttaaaattgtttttagtgTTTTACTGTTCACCATCTTGCAGGACCCTAATTTTGGTAGAAAGAcaacatacaaatgttttaaataaataaataaatgtataaaactTAATGCATATCTGAGTATTTCAAGAGGCTGATGTTTATGTTCAGTTCAGAGAGACGCTGAAAAAGATTAAGTGATACATCAAGCCCAACTTTAGCacaaatattaattttttaaaaaattcagaaacTCTTATAATTCAGGTATCTTCTGTACTGCTTTAATAACATATCTGTAAAGTCCCTCTTATAAACTGCTTTGAAAACCTTTCCCAGCTAAAAGATATGTACatgatcagttttttaaaaatgaaactataAAAAAGTCAATAAGCGATCACAGTCACAGGATCACTAATCCAAAAGAAAAGGTGACATCCACAGCATTTGAGCGCACTAATGCATCTGACCACTCCATTTGGTCAAGTCTGCAGCCTCCCAACCCACAGAAGAGGCTCTTCCgtcagaggaaggctccttggagttggaagaaggcttcgcACCAGGCTGGGCAGAACAACAGGAGAGAAGCTGGGATCAAATCATCAatatgccaccctgagttccttggacaaAAGATGTGACACAAGTGTGAGGAAAAATTTGCAAAAGGATCTGAAACACGGCTCTTACCTCCTGTAGAGCTAGTAGTAGTTGTTGTAGTAGTagtcgctgctgctgccgccactgctgaAGATGGAGAAGCACCAGTGCTGGCTGCTTGAGGGGGATCGGCCATACCTTGACTCTCTCtgtctccaggaattccctaaaTGAGCAGACATGTCATAGATTTTAGGCTTAACTAACCACAAAAATTTACTTAGTAGCACACACTATGACAACATATACTGAAGCACCATGTATCGATCAATGTCTAAATTTTGGCCGATGCTGACGTTCTCGTGCAAATCCCAACAAACCCAAATCAACTTTGTGGAAGTCCAAAAATAAAAGTGTGCCTATTTTTAGATACaccaacaactgtgcttatataccgctcttctagacagattagtgcctcacccagagcggagaacaagttggtgttattattatcaccacaattcagctggggcttacccaaggccgcctagagtgctcatgacagtagtgggatttgaaccagtagattgctgatttgcagccaaaccactatgctacagcatacaCAAGTGAACACTTCCTCTTTTCCCATTAATGGGATTTtaagctttttatttttatttattttcaaccaAATTCCACAAACTTgagagggaacctactcctgactaccTTCTAGACCccccaattttcaagaagattgcATCTAGTGGGCCAAATCTATGGGCCGCTCCACTGTTTCTTACGGGAAAGAAGTCAAAGTCGATTCCCGCTGCAAAAACACActgaggcaaggctgccatggtcaaggcacactcccaaaggCAAGCTGAGCTCATTCCAGAGAATTTCTCTAATATAGCTGAACTGAACTGAATTAAAGAATTCAAAATTCCCAGAATTTTGAATTTTGGGGGAACCTCAGAACATCGAAACcggatttcctggatttttttgtgCACGCTTTTAATCACAACTTCCTCAGTGTCTCAACTGGCAGCCATCATTTCCGCCTCCTTCCTGATGAACATTTCTGGCCATCTTCCACTTTACCTTTACAAAAATCCAAACCAACTATTAACAGCCAGGATTCTGACTTTCCCCCAATCAAAGCAAGAATTTTGCTTTTGCTGAAATCACTGGACAGAGACCCCCTTCTTCGACCTGGATCCCTCCTCCCCTTTACTCTGGATGCCCTTCAACTGCATTAAGACTCCTGGATCAGGCAACAGATGAAACTTTCTGAGAAGCTTCTCTAATCTaagcctctctcacacacacacttctcaagTCTCATCCCTTCATTGAAATGTTGCTCAGAAAGAACCTGCATCTTCTGGCTCTTCATAACCCCCCATCTTTCCACTCATTCTCTCAGGACCTCTATGCTAATAACAACACAGAGGGAAAGATCAGACTTTCTCAGGGAGGAATGTGTAtcaatcttctgatttcattgTTGTTGCTAGTTTCATATACACTGgagtagggctgtgctattcgggttttgCTTCGGGTAAAGATACCCAAAGCGGACCCGATTCGGAAAGCTTCAGTATTCCCGAAGCGGGgacggctggctccaggccacgcTGCCTTGTGCCGCCGccgcccagctgatgaccctcccgcTGCCAGGTAAGTCAGTGGGGgctggaggggtctccccagggttgggggggtggaggggtctccccaggggggtgggggggtagaggGGTTTCCCCAGGGAGGGTGTTGGGTGGGGGtttcccccctcgcttcagtatgctccgaatctttacggagcataccgaagcgattcccgAACCCtgaatccaaagcggcttgctgcttcggatttgggggtattccgaatCCAATACCGAATATTCCCATCCGTGCACAGCCCTACACTGGAGTGATTTTTGTTGATGTgttgattagagtgtcagactaggacttgGGAGACCTAGGTTAGAATCACTACTTTGCCATGGGCCcaacacactctctcagcctaacccacctcacagggttgttgtaaggatgaaatggaggagaggaaaatgatgtgagctgttttgggtcccccactggggagaaaggtggaatataaaagaagcaaattaaaaaattaaagcttgtCATTATTTGCATTTCAGTAAAGCCCCATATTTAGTCTTTTGCATTGCTCCTTCAATCTATCTGAATTTTCTACTTCCCTAAAACCTCTGTAAAGTTTTAATCTTTATTGGACATGTAAAACTAAATATTGCCTCCCTCACTGTCTGCGATTCCTAGCCCACCCCTGAGGAATTCCACTCGTTTCGCTGAGCACAGACAGAAGATTCCTTGACACAGAAATCTAGCAGTGCATGTGGGAACAGAGTTCTGCCAGAAATGCTCAGAGTATACCTGTGATACAGTGGACTCAAGAATTCACTTCCACAACTGTTGAAGTTCTTAAACCATTCAaacaaaagtttaaaaacaaatgaAGCAAGAAATGATGAGGCACTGGAACAAACCAAGAACACATATTAGACAAGATACAAGGAACTGAGCAACTAGTTCCATGCAGACAAGGGATGTGTGGGCTTGTGCTTTTCAAAAGGCAGCTTACAATGCTGCATAGGAGGGGAATTTTGAAACCAACAGGAATTCCAGGAAGAGCTTGAGATGTGACGTGGAATCTCTCGTCCACTGGGTGTCCTTCGGGTACCTAAAATGACTCTCGGAACCATAACTCCTAAACCATTCATGACCGATAAGGCAAGTGACACAGAAGCATTGCCATTCCAAGGCAAGGTGACAATTCTCACACACCAATGGCATTGTTCATTAAGGGGAGTGCAGctgtctgtccaatcatgatGATTCTCTCATGTAGTCTATGAGAGAATTGTCATGACTGGAGAGACAGTGGCGCTCCCCTTAACAAGCAATGCCAGTGATCCATGAGAATCATGTTGCCcccctttacttttttttttttgcctgtgaACCTGCAAAGAGGGGAcaaaacaagctgctgcaacccactgctctctctctctctctctgtgtgtgtgtgtgtgtgtgtggtctgcTGGCAAGTTGGTTCTATTGGAATTCCCTGGCACAGCACTGGTTCTCCTGGGTTTTACTGGTTGCTATTGTGTGTTTGGCTAGGGCTTCTTTGCCCTCAAGAAAGCATTGGATTCCTCCACAATAGGAAACAAAGGAGAATGGCTAGGGGTACTTTGTGCAGGAGCCAGTAGAACTGGACTCCTtgacccaatcttcttgaaacctgAAGGGGGTcattagtggacaggcagcactaactccactgcaattttggtgtaacaCCTGCACAGAAAACAGTTCTTCCAGCCCTACCCCCAGGAAAGACTTTCCTCTAGAGAATAATAGATCAGTTAatttcagaaccccccccccgccatctcaGATCTGAATACAAAACCAGTATAagaagactaggggtgtgcaattcaggtttctgattcccaatgattcaggattcccaaatctaagcttcctgaagcgatttgtattgctttgggaagcttcaggtcagGATCCTCGCCAAACAGCTGAtacgtgggtttaaatgcccctttccatgctgctttgcagcggcatggaaaggggcacttaaaccctgggatcagctgcttggctggggAGATCCCCACCGAGCAGCTGATTCAGCCAGCagaagtttaaatgcccctttctgtgtcactgcaaagcagcatggaaaggggtatttaaacctgcagatcagctgtttgACGAGgagatccccgccaagcagctgatctgggcctTTACCGCCACCTCGCTGACCGCTGCGGTGGTGGAGGAGGCGGCATGGTTGGCGGCGGAGTTGGCTCCaggcttccccaccacccagctggccgctATGGCAGCAGATCCATATTTTGCAAATTATGCAAACCAGCCTATTTTGTGAATGTTTGATTGCAGATGTAGGGTTAAGCACATTATAGAACACAGAACCCCTGCATGTTCTGACTCATCTAATTGCCATAGAGAACCAAGCATGTGCTTGCTTTGGATAAAATGCAGAGTATCATTTTCCCCCAAAGTTGCAAGTAAAATGTTTATGCCCTTTTTACTATGCTTTCTCATAAGACGGGTATTAGTCAAATCTTGATTTTACACATGGGCTGATACAGTGCagagcatgaactggaaaaaaaccctacataTCTCTCCCCTTAACCATGAGTTCTCTAGGTGGAATTGGGCAAGCCAGTCACCGCCCAGCCTCACATCTGCAACATGATGACAATAGTTtacatttgtattttgcaaggacTACTGACAATGTATGCAAAGTTCTTTGTGCCCTGTAAAGCCCTGAGCAAACACCACCATAATTATTCAGCACAGCAGTTTCACAGATTACAACCATCTTGGtttatcacattttaaaatgtttaattacAGAATTTACATCCCGCCTTTCTGCCCAATCTGGATCACCAAGGTGGTTAACAATTTAAAGAcataaaaacacatcataaaatcaattaaaacccAAAGTACCCTTCATGGGTTAAAAAAAGCAGATGTTAAAACATACGGCAGGAAGGTCACTGGGATTTACTTGACTATTTCATGCAGATAACTAAAGACTTTAAACCAAGCTGATGCCCAATAAGATTTTTACCCATCTTCCATGAAATTCCTGTATGCAGATTAACAGAGCACAGAAGTCAGTCAGTCTGCTAATAAAAGGTACTGTTTCACTAACAGAGCACAGAGTTCCCCGATCTTGTTCAACTGCTTTCAAAAACAGGTCGTGGAGGCACCATAACAAAACGGCTGCCATAGTGGTGGGcccaatcacaaaatggttgctatgGGGGCTGGGAACAATACATTGAGAacttccaagccaagcatcctatGATAGAGAAAGCTGTTTCCAAATAGCAAACAACTTCTAGAACATTTAAAAGATACTACCAAGTAAATCTTGAAAAGACAGAACTCATGAAAAGTGAAGAACCCTGGCCGTCCTTTTTTACTTGCCATTTTCCTAACCACAGTTATCTTTTCTGTAGTATGAATTGCAATATAGTTCTTATACAATAAAGAAGAGACATGCCTTTCTTTGAATTGTGAACAGCAAAATAGAAAACGAGGCAACGCCAATATTTTAAGCTTAGATTTTTACAGTATTAAGAATCCTGAAGCTCATTTGTGAAACAAGCCTTCAGTCCTCCTACTTCCAAGTCTTGCTTACTCCTTAGTACTTAAAAAGCCATGGCACGTACAGGATAATGCAGACAACAGGAATACAAACACAATTAAGCAAAGAAAACATGCTCACCATTAGAAGGTACTCCACTGCCCTGTCAGGATTGTTGAAGCTGGCTCTGAGTGCAGCTATCACTTGCTCTCGCTCATATCCCATTGACATGATCTCGGTCACCATATTTTCATAGGACTGACCTGTCACTGAGAAGAGGAAAGTAGCAGAGTGGAATGGGGGAGAAATGTAcagaagttattttttaaaaagatgtctgAACTTCATATATTCAAATAAAAGTGACAAAATAACAGGCTTTGTACTCAGCACTCACAGTGGTGGCAAGACATAATGCTCTCTTCCACCCCTGGATGCTAAGTCTATCTGCAACACTCAGTGTATTAATAAATGAAACAAGTCCCCTCCCCAATCATGATTTTACTATGGTCATGTGAATCTTAACTGTAACCATTTCTGGCTTATAGCTCTCTAATGCACAAGGCTGGAAACTAGTTCAGTAGCAGAAGCCAAGCTGCCAAACTATTTCTGCCATTTTTGAGGAGCCAAAACTCCAACACGAAAGCTGTGCAGGTGAAACAACAAAGGGCCTGCTGTCAGCTCCAGACTGCTTCAGCAGGAGAGCGGCGGGAGGCTCAGGTTCTCTACATACCAGAGAATCAAACATTTTCATCCCACTATTCCTTGAAGGAGCTACGGCCTGCATACGCAGATCTCCCTTCACATATCCCTTCTGCATATCCTCAGATCTCTTGAAGCAGGCGAAGCTTTGTGTGTGCAACTAGCCCCTGGGCACCCATAGAGCTTCACAGCCAAgttgggatttgaatccagactACCCTGGTTTCATTCCACCCTGCTCACCACACTAGCTCAGTAAGTTAACTGTGAATGAAAAAGGAAGCCCTGACCAACCTCATCCTTTCCTTTATAGCAAAACGTTCATACAGCCGGTAGCTAAACCTTCTAAAGTCTGCACCCACATACATGCTCAACTCACTGCTTCTGCCACATTACCGTAAGTGCCTCATCAATCTCTAACAGATCCCTTCACAACCACCCAATTCCCTCTACTCCCTTGCCTGAACTACCTGCCCGTGCTCTAATCCCCCCATAACACTGTTCATCACATGGCAGCTGCTGCACCCTTCTGAGATAACACCTCCCAGTGATGGATGGAAAGGAGGAATGGCTAACCTTGTCCCCAACTTCTTAAACTGATTCTCAGTACCTCCCATACATATAATTAGCTAAATGAACTGAGGCCTTTGATTTAACTTGCCTGCTTGGTAATCTTGCTTTATTGCTCTTAGCACAATGACACACTATTTTCTTCTACTTGGTACCTTGCAATGGCCTTTGGGTAAAAGCAACTTTCCAGTTCTGAAGAGAGCAATCAGAACATTCAGCAcaaatttttttatttcaaatatgaATGCCACTTTCAACACCCGCCAAACCCTTTTTCAAAGGGTagaagaaaatgcaaaatatgaGCTACTTTGAAGATCAAGAGCTGAATTAAAGCAGGTACATGCACTTTCAGAAAGCAAGTTTCTGCCTGAAGTTCAAGCACCAACTCACCACATACCTATCTGACAGTCTGGGGGAAGAATTCCGAAACACAGGGGTACACATTCTTGCCTATTTCACCTTAACAGTAATACTGCAGATAGCTGCAGAAAAACAAACAGAGGAGGCCGCTGTCGTGACCAACCCTGATCAGCCTCTGACTCATGAGTACTCAAaagaagagcctgaggagccaaggccaggggACCAGGAAGAGCCTGGCACTGCAAGAGCCCCCACTGACCATGCTCCAGTTGTGCCAAAGGCCAGCCTGCCAGAAGAAACTCTGCAAAAGAAACTCTGCCACCAACCCAAGGTAGATACTAGGCCTCCACTGGGCCAGACACAAACTCAGGCACACAGTCCCTCAGGACCCACTCCCAACACCGCAAGAAAAGTGTCAGTGGAAGGCCCAGGCCGAGGCAGTGCAATGGAGGCAAAGTGCCAGGCTGGCAGCACGAACTCCCAAACAGGGCCCTGAGAGCCATCCCTCTTTGCAAGATCCTTCCTCACCGAAGGTGCCTTAGCACTTGCCAGGGAACGCAACTGAGCTAGATCAGctctcagcctatttaggctgaggcttgacaCAGCTGGACTGCTGGATCAGCTGGTCCACTAGGCACAAGCCCTGTGTTCCAGCTCCAAGCACCAGTCTACACTCCCGAGTCTAGCCAACCAAGCTGGTGGTCCCACTCCAGAGGAGCCCAGACCTGGCTAGCCTGCAATGTACAAGACAGCCATGAACGTGAAGTATAAAACAGCATAACCACAGACACACAGTTGAaggcaacaaaaaaagagaaactcAAAAGACAAGGTAGGTTTAGAAACGGAAGAATTAGAAGGGAGATTAAAAAGGAATACTAGTTTCTGTCC
This genomic window from Eublepharis macularius isolate TG4126 chromosome 8, MPM_Emac_v1.0, whole genome shotgun sequence contains:
- the RAD23B gene encoding UV excision repair protein RAD23 homolog B, with protein sequence MQITLKTLQQQTFKIDIDPEETVKALKEKIESEKGKDAFPVVGQKLIYAGKILNDDTALKEYKIDEKNFVVVMVTKPKAAAAAAAAAVPAPSPATTQQSNATTTTVSSSTIAAAAPTPAPVPAPASGPVSAPAPAAPTPAAVACEPAPVSAPVEEKPAEKPVETPADTSALSTDSSAGDISRSNIFEDATSALVTGQSYENMVTEIMSMGYEREQVIAALRASFNNPDRAVEYLLMGIPGDRESQGMADPPQAASTGASPSSAVAAAAATTTTTTTTSSTGGHPLEFLRNQPQFQQMRQIIQQNPSLLPALLQQIGRENPQLLQQISQHQEHFIQMLNEPVQESGQGGGGSGGGSGGGVAAEAGSRHMNYIQVTPQEKEAIERLKALGFPEGLVIQAYFACEKNENLAANFLLQQNFDED